A window from Neobacillus sp. PS3-40 encodes these proteins:
- a CDS encoding D-serine ammonia-lyase, whose protein sequence is MKIYENKDLQLLKDQFPLLNKLISMEEAFWINPNLEPYQMGIEKSPLTQGDVKDAEDRLKRFAPYIARVFPETKETKGIIESPLVAIPAMKKSLEQIYQQPIPGELLLKCDSHLPISGSIKARGGIYEILKHAEELAIQHQLITIQDDYSILASDQFKSFFSHYSIAVGSTGNLGLSIGIISAKLGFNVTVHMSADAKQWKKDLLRSKNVRVIEYEADYSKAVEEGRIQAARDPKCYFVDDENSRNLFLGYAVAASRLKKQLEELDIRIDEDHPLFVYLPCGVGGGPGGVAFGLKLLFKDSVHCFFAEPTHSPCMLLGLMTGLHDKISVQDIGIDNLTDADGLAVGRPSGFVGKTMGPFLSGNYTVTDEQLYLLLKELVDTEAIHLEPSALAGMIGPTKLCKEGKNYLLKNHLIEKINNGTHIIWGTGGSMVPKEMMDEYYRKGLNLSLE, encoded by the coding sequence ATGAAGATATATGAAAATAAAGATTTACAACTATTGAAAGATCAATTTCCTTTGCTAAATAAACTCATTTCAATGGAAGAAGCATTTTGGATCAATCCTAATTTGGAACCATATCAAATGGGAATAGAAAAGTCTCCGCTTACTCAAGGGGATGTAAAGGATGCAGAGGATAGATTAAAACGATTTGCTCCCTATATAGCGCGAGTTTTCCCAGAAACAAAAGAAACAAAAGGCATAATTGAGTCTCCTTTAGTTGCAATTCCTGCGATGAAAAAATCATTGGAACAGATTTATCAACAACCTATTCCTGGCGAACTTTTATTAAAATGTGATAGTCACCTTCCTATTTCTGGTTCTATTAAGGCTAGAGGAGGGATCTATGAAATCCTCAAACATGCTGAAGAATTAGCAATTCAACATCAATTAATAACAATCCAAGATGATTATTCAATATTAGCTAGTGATCAGTTTAAAAGCTTCTTCTCACACTATTCAATCGCTGTCGGCTCAACAGGAAATTTAGGGCTTAGTATTGGGATTATCAGTGCAAAATTAGGTTTTAACGTGACAGTCCATATGTCTGCCGATGCAAAACAATGGAAAAAAGACTTACTGCGAAGCAAAAATGTGAGAGTAATTGAATATGAAGCTGACTATAGTAAAGCAGTTGAGGAAGGTCGAATCCAAGCCGCTCGAGACCCTAAATGTTATTTTGTAGATGATGAAAACTCACGCAACCTTTTCTTAGGTTATGCAGTAGCAGCATCCCGATTGAAAAAACAATTAGAAGAATTGGATATAAGAATAGATGAAGATCATCCTTTATTTGTATACCTTCCATGTGGGGTTGGTGGCGGTCCTGGGGGAGTAGCCTTTGGTTTGAAGTTGCTCTTTAAAGACAGTGTTCACTGTTTCTTTGCAGAACCTACCCACTCTCCGTGTATGTTACTCGGTTTAATGACTGGACTTCATGATAAAATTTCAGTTCAGGATATTGGTATTGATAATCTAACGGATGCGGATGGACTTGCTGTAGGAAGGCCATCCGGCTTCGTGGGTAAAACAATGGGGCCGTTTTTAAGTGGGAATTATACCGTTACCGACGAACAACTATATCTGTTACTAAAGGAATTAGTAGATACAGAGGCAATTCATTTAGAACCTTCTGCACTTGCAGGCATGATTGGACCAACTAAATTATGTAAAGAGGGAAAAAATTATTTACTGAAGAATCATTTAATCGAAAAAATAAACAATGGTACACATATTATCTGGGGGACTGGTGGGAGCATGGTTCCTAAAGAAATGATGGACGAATATTATCGAAAAGGATTGAATCTTTCCTTAGAGTAA
- a CDS encoding universal stress protein, whose product MYKKILLASDGSEHSKRAAENAILIVKCSSNSKIVILYVVDPEKSKSDVLSNWNSFGIADIRRERIKEVESLIKKSGISYEVEFLHGEPGPVIVDYANKNHFDAVVIGSRGLNALQEFVLGSVSHKVAKHANCPVMIVK is encoded by the coding sequence ATGTATAAAAAAATATTATTAGCATCGGATGGTTCTGAACACTCAAAAAGAGCGGCTGAAAATGCAATCCTAATAGTTAAATGTAGTTCTAATTCTAAAATAGTGATACTATATGTTGTCGATCCAGAAAAATCTAAATCTGATGTTCTAAGTAACTGGAATTCGTTTGGAATTGCGGATATTCGAAGAGAGCGAATTAAAGAAGTAGAAAGTTTAATAAAAAAATCTGGGATATCTTATGAGGTTGAATTTTTGCATGGAGAACCTGGACCAGTAATCGTGGATTATGCAAATAAAAATCATTTTGATGCTGTGGTTATTGGGAGCAGGGGGTTAAATGCACTTCAGGAATTTGTTTTAGGGAGTGTAAGTCATAAGGTTGCAAAACATGCTAACTGCCCAGTTATGATTGTTAAATAA
- a CDS encoding SET domain-containing protein translates to MIEIKTSKLSDGEFNRGVFAKCDIAKGELIHEAPVIAYPNEEHAFIEKTLLADYAFEYGINHTAILLGYGMLFNHSYTPNAHYDINFKNHTFDFFAYTDIKAGEEILINYNGEVDNEDPLWFNMEEETEND, encoded by the coding sequence ATGATTGAAATAAAAACTTCTAAACTTAGCGACGGAGAATTCAATAGAGGGGTATTTGCAAAATGTGATATTGCAAAGGGAGAGCTTATCCATGAAGCACCCGTTATTGCTTATCCAAATGAGGAGCATGCTTTCATAGAGAAAACACTTCTTGCAGATTACGCCTTTGAGTATGGTATTAACCATACTGCCATTCTTTTAGGATATGGGATGTTATTTAATCATTCCTATACACCTAATGCCCATTACGATATTAACTTTAAAAACCATACCTTTGATTTCTTTGCTTACACAGATATAAAAGCAGGAGAAGAGATCCTAATTAACTATAATGGTGAAGTTGATAATGAAGATCCATTGTGGTTTAATATGGAAGAAGAAACTGAAAATGATTAA
- a CDS encoding DUF3189 family protein has product MIYIYNDYGGTHTTSLAAAYHLKQLPQSERKLTKEEILNVKFFNKLTHADFGKLIFHGKDEFGDTVYTIGRKRNKLVVPALRELSLLLQEKHQFEEKIIFSNTSPTVPLAMSIGGFFSRGLKIDSIGVPFLVSGAKQCCDNVYRLVQNTKQMGKTSFNENVLILENEIYK; this is encoded by the coding sequence ATGATTTATATCTATAATGATTATGGCGGAACACATACTACCTCATTGGCAGCAGCCTATCATTTAAAACAATTACCACAATCTGAACGGAAATTAACAAAAGAAGAAATTTTAAATGTAAAATTTTTTAATAAATTAACACATGCTGATTTTGGAAAACTTATTTTTCATGGAAAAGATGAATTTGGAGACACTGTTTATACAATTGGACGAAAAAGGAATAAACTTGTTGTACCAGCATTAAGAGAATTAAGCCTATTACTTCAAGAAAAACATCAATTCGAAGAAAAAATAATCTTTTCAAATACATCACCAACAGTACCTCTCGCCATGTCCATCGGAGGATTTTTCTCACGAGGATTAAAGATTGACTCTATTGGTGTTCCATTTTTAGTGAGTGGCGCCAAGCAATGCTGTGATAACGTTTATCGCTTAGTTCAAAATACAAAACAAATGGGAAAAACCTCGTTCAATGAAAATGTGCTCATACTAGAAAATGAAATTTACAAGTAA
- a CDS encoding arsenic transporter — translation MNAVTLTTILAFIFTMLFIFWRPKGINEAIPSTIGAIVVMLSGNITLINLLDISSKVSGAAVTIISTLVMAIVLESFGFFYWVTAVLANYSRQSGVRLYWLTNLLCFLMTIFFNNDGSILITTPILILLLKNFQLKNHQKIPYLISGALIATASSAPIGVSNIVNLIALKIINMDLYLQTTMLFVPATLGLLFLSVMLFVVFHRDIPKKLPNITFSFDFKEKPPHPLQIEPLSSENKKRKNVMKWILIFVFFMRISLFIASYIGIPIEIVAVTGSILLLIWRWYYLRISPVDMFSKTPWHIFAFAFTMYILIYGLNNIGLTELLVKYFEPMISGSLLKASLFMGGLLTLLSNMFNNHPALMIGTLALTSMGLDPITVKTVYLANIVGSDMGSLLLPIGTLATLIWMHILKREKIKISWFTYFKTTVIVIPPTVIFTLLALYVWIELVFNGRAQ, via the coding sequence ATGAACGCTGTTACTTTAACGACCATTTTGGCTTTTATCTTTACAATGCTCTTTATCTTTTGGAGACCAAAAGGAATAAATGAGGCTATTCCGTCAACAATTGGAGCTATCGTGGTCATGCTGAGTGGGAATATTACTCTGATTAATTTACTTGATATAAGTTCAAAAGTAAGTGGTGCGGCGGTAACGATTATTTCAACATTAGTTATGGCGATTGTCCTTGAAAGTTTTGGCTTTTTCTACTGGGTTACAGCTGTTCTAGCTAACTATTCAAGACAATCAGGGGTTCGGCTTTATTGGCTGACAAATCTACTTTGTTTTTTAATGACAATATTTTTTAATAACGATGGCAGTATTCTAATAACCACGCCAATTCTTATCCTTCTTCTTAAAAATTTTCAATTAAAAAACCATCAAAAAATCCCCTATTTGATTAGCGGTGCATTAATTGCTACAGCTTCAAGTGCACCAATCGGAGTTAGTAATATTGTGAACTTAATTGCTTTAAAAATTATTAACATGGATCTTTATTTGCAAACGACCATGTTGTTTGTCCCAGCCACACTAGGATTACTCTTTCTATCTGTAATGTTGTTTGTAGTATTTCATAGGGACATTCCTAAAAAACTTCCTAATATCACTTTCTCATTTGACTTTAAAGAAAAACCACCACACCCACTACAAATTGAACCTTTGTCTTCAGAAAATAAAAAGCGAAAAAATGTTATGAAATGGATTTTGATATTTGTTTTCTTTATGAGGATAAGCTTATTCATAGCTTCATATATTGGTATCCCAATTGAAATAGTAGCGGTTACAGGCTCAATCCTTTTGTTAATTTGGAGATGGTATTACCTAAGAATTAGCCCAGTAGATATGTTCAGTAAAACACCGTGGCATATATTCGCATTCGCATTTACAATGTATATCCTAATCTATGGATTAAATAATATTGGATTAACAGAGTTACTTGTGAAATATTTTGAGCCGATGATATCTGGGAGCCTATTAAAGGCAAGTCTTTTTATGGGGGGGCTTTTAACACTTTTATCAAATATGTTTAACAACCACCCTGCGTTAATGATTGGTACTTTGGCTTTAACAAGTATGGGATTAGATCCTATCACAGTAAAAACAGTATATCTTGCCAATATTGTAGGGAGCGATATGGGATCTCTGTTATTGCCAATTGGAACATTAGCCACATTAATTTGGATGCATATTTTAAAAAGAGAAAAAATTAAAATTAGTTGGTTCACTTACTTCAAAACAACAGTAATTGTGATTCCTCCAACTGTTATTTTCACTCTATTAGCATTATATGTATGGATTGAGCTGGTCTTCAATGGACGTGCGCAATAA
- a CDS encoding putative glycoside hydrolase — MNQNVHPIHASAQKPQQPIRGIYVSAPSTKGLKFTKLLSLVKNTELNAMVIDIKDDHGNLTFIPPKGSPYYSVSRPYIQNPKALIQTLESTNIYPIARIVVFKDSVLSASKPNWSFRTARGIWRNGHGDAFTNPFLKEVWDYNIGMAILAANMGFKEIQFDYVRFPEKFEAIQGQLTYERRFQSTTNRPTRVTAITEFVKYAREKLRPYNVKISVDVFGNATVIPEAPGIGQNFSSIAQNVDIISAMIYPSHWTSMFGIRKPDLEPFRLVQEYAKVENKRLNKLSNPPISRPWLQDFTAAWLGRGNYKVYGKQEIEEQIRALHSQGIDEFLLWSGINRYTPNVDYTPY, encoded by the coding sequence ATGAATCAAAATGTGCATCCAATACACGCTAGTGCTCAAAAACCGCAGCAACCAATTCGAGGGATTTATGTTTCAGCACCTTCTACAAAAGGGTTAAAATTTACTAAATTGCTCTCCTTGGTTAAAAATACGGAGTTAAATGCGATGGTCATTGATATCAAAGATGATCATGGTAATCTTACTTTTATTCCACCAAAAGGTTCACCTTATTATTCTGTTAGTCGTCCATATATCCAAAATCCAAAGGCTCTTATACAGACATTAGAATCGACAAATATCTACCCCATCGCAAGAATCGTTGTTTTTAAAGATAGTGTATTGTCAGCTTCAAAGCCGAATTGGTCATTCAGGACCGCGCGTGGAATATGGCGCAACGGACATGGTGATGCTTTCACAAATCCTTTTCTAAAGGAGGTCTGGGACTATAACATCGGAATGGCCATTCTAGCTGCCAACATGGGCTTTAAAGAAATACAGTTTGATTATGTAAGATTTCCTGAAAAATTCGAGGCAATTCAAGGACAACTCACCTACGAAAGGAGATTTCAATCTACGACAAATAGGCCCACTCGAGTAACTGCAATAACAGAATTCGTTAAGTACGCCAGGGAAAAATTAAGACCTTATAACGTGAAGATATCGGTAGATGTATTTGGCAATGCCACCGTTATTCCTGAAGCACCAGGAATCGGACAAAATTTTTCAAGTATTGCCCAAAATGTAGATATTATATCTGCTATGATTTACCCAAGTCACTGGACCAGCATGTTTGGCATCCGAAAACCAGATTTAGAACCCTTTCGCCTTGTCCAAGAGTATGCCAAAGTTGAAAATAAACGATTAAACAAATTAAGTAATCCTCCAATTTCACGCCCATGGCTCCAGGATTTTACTGCAGCATGGCTTGGAAGAGGAAACTATAAAGTATACGGTAAACAAGAGATTGAAGAACAAATTCGTGCCTTACATTCACAAGGTATTGATGAATTTTTACTTTGGAGTGGTATTAATCGATATACTCCGAATGTTGATTATACTCCATATTGA
- a CDS encoding TetR/AcrR family transcriptional regulator produces the protein MNGFERRALQIKEKIIETTLEMLKTWDSNKIRIADIAKQANVSQVTIYNYFGSKEALLREVVKNYMTHSFKEFMENMNGEYTFKEKIERIILQEKEYSINSLTPFLFNQLLTEDQEIAQFVEKEYSEKVLPAFFQLIEEGRESGEISSKISTQGLMMYINFSMKYSNEFLDSIRQNGNMDLINEMVHIFFYGICGKP, from the coding sequence ATGAACGGTTTTGAGAGAAGAGCCTTACAAATTAAAGAAAAGATTATAGAAACTACTTTAGAAATGCTAAAAACATGGGATTCAAATAAGATTCGAATTGCTGACATAGCAAAACAAGCCAATGTCTCTCAGGTAACCATCTATAATTATTTTGGAAGTAAGGAAGCTTTATTACGTGAAGTCGTAAAAAATTATATGACCCACTCTTTTAAAGAATTTATGGAGAATATGAACGGAGAATATACATTTAAGGAAAAAATAGAACGGATTATTTTACAAGAAAAAGAATATTCAATTAACTCTTTAACCCCCTTTTTGTTCAATCAATTACTAACTGAAGATCAAGAAATCGCTCAATTTGTTGAAAAAGAGTACAGTGAAAAAGTTCTTCCAGCCTTTTTTCAATTAATAGAGGAAGGTAGGGAAAGCGGGGAAATTTCAAGTAAGATCTCTACACAAGGTCTTATGATGTACATTAATTTTAGTATGAAATATTCCAATGAATTCCTTGATTCTATTAGGCAAAATGGCAATATGGATTTAATTAATGAAATGGTCCATATCTTCTTTTATGGAATTTGTGGTAAACCGTAA
- a CDS encoding ABC transporter ATP-binding protein codes for MLEVQNLTKKFSNGKGIFDVSFSVEKGEVFGFLGPNGAGKSTTIRHIMGFMKPEKGYVKVNGLDTWKKQGEVQKYIGYLPGEIAFIEGMTGKSFLDFMASMNGVKDHSKRHQLIERLQFDVNTPIRKMSKGMKQKVGIVAAFMHDPEVIILDEPTSGLDPLMQKVFIEIVLEEKAKGKTFLMSSHSFPEIERTCDRAAIIKDGVVIAVKDIHELQSMQRKLFEVTFNNHEDAKTFLNSRLQIESHEGNRVRVAIQGNYDSFIEETAKYSVRNIAIFTQNLEDIFMNYYDRSGASK; via the coding sequence ATGCTAGAAGTTCAAAACTTGACGAAAAAATTTTCTAATGGCAAAGGAATATTCGATGTATCATTTTCTGTTGAAAAAGGAGAAGTATTTGGCTTTTTAGGACCAAATGGTGCAGGTAAATCGACAACTATTCGTCATATTATGGGATTTATGAAGCCTGAAAAAGGCTATGTAAAAGTGAATGGCTTAGATACATGGAAGAAACAAGGTGAGGTTCAGAAATATATTGGATACCTCCCAGGTGAAATTGCTTTTATTGAAGGAATGACAGGTAAGAGCTTTCTTGATTTTATGGCCAGTATGAATGGAGTTAAGGATCACTCAAAACGCCATCAGTTAATCGAGCGTCTTCAATTTGATGTGAATACTCCGATTCGGAAAATGTCAAAAGGGATGAAACAAAAGGTTGGGATTGTGGCGGCGTTCATGCATGATCCTGAGGTAATTATTCTGGATGAACCGACGTCTGGATTGGATCCGTTGATGCAAAAAGTATTTATTGAAATTGTGCTGGAAGAAAAGGCAAAAGGAAAAACCTTTTTAATGTCCTCACATAGCTTCCCAGAGATTGAACGGACCTGTGATCGTGCTGCTATCATTAAAGATGGTGTTGTTATTGCGGTGAAAGATATTCACGAATTACAATCCATGCAACGGAAACTTTTTGAGGTTACATTTAATAACCATGAAGATGCTAAAACTTTCCTAAATTCCAGGCTGCAAATTGAATCCCATGAAGGAAATCGTGTAAGAGTGGCCATTCAAGGAAACTATGATTCTTTCATTGAAGAAACAGCAAAATATTCTGTTCGGAATATTGCTATATTTACTCAAAATTTAGAGGACATATTTATGAATTATTATGATAGATCGGGGGCTTCGAAATGA
- a CDS encoding ABC transporter permease subunit — MNFSLYKQMMKVNVKGVMNYAIGAAFYMILMVWLYPSMEETAKPLNDMLKVMPAGVTKAFNLQNGFGSFESFISGEFYGLLFTLIVSIFCVMVPIQLMAKLVDQGSMGYLLSTPTTRGKVAFTQASVFVTGLLLISAITTICGIVGVHIFIDNASSFHIDRFIQLNLAAFALFVALGGISFLVSSLSNDEKKALGTSGMIIFGLYSLDIVGKISEKVEWLKNFTIFTLYKPGDIVNGKANITLDCIILFLIGIVAFVIAILIFKKRDLPL; from the coding sequence ATGAACTTCTCACTCTATAAACAAATGATGAAAGTAAATGTAAAGGGAGTTATGAATTACGCAATTGGAGCTGCCTTTTATATGATCCTTATGGTTTGGCTCTATCCAAGTATGGAAGAAACTGCTAAGCCGTTAAACGATATGTTAAAAGTAATGCCTGCTGGAGTGACAAAGGCTTTTAATTTGCAAAACGGTTTTGGAAGCTTCGAGTCTTTTATATCGGGTGAATTTTATGGGTTGTTATTCACTTTAATTGTTTCTATCTTTTGTGTCATGGTCCCTATCCAATTAATGGCGAAATTAGTGGACCAAGGATCGATGGGATATTTATTATCTACTCCAACGACAAGAGGAAAGGTTGCCTTCACACAAGCGAGTGTATTCGTAACAGGATTGTTACTAATTTCGGCTATTACAACAATTTGTGGCATCGTTGGAGTTCATATTTTTATAGATAATGCTAGCTCTTTTCATATAGATAGATTCATACAGTTGAATTTAGCAGCTTTCGCTCTGTTCGTTGCATTGGGTGGAATTTCATTTCTAGTCTCTTCATTATCAAATGATGAAAAGAAAGCTCTGGGAACTTCAGGAATGATTATATTCGGGTTATATAGTTTAGACATTGTTGGGAAAATAAGCGAAAAAGTTGAGTGGTTAAAGAATTTCACCATTTTCACTTTGTATAAGCCAGGCGATATTGTAAACGGAAAAGCAAATATTACTCTAGACTGTATCATCCTATTTTTAATAGGTATTGTAGCATTTGTTATAGCCATTTTGATATTTAAAAAACGTGATTTACCATTGTAA
- a CDS encoding manganese-dependent inorganic pyrophosphatase, producing MEKTLIFGHKNPDTDTICSAIAYADLKTKLGLNVEPIRLGEINGETQYALTAFNQVAPRLVEKVAPEAKNVILVDHNEFQQSAEDIRDVTILEVIDHHRIANFETSGPLYYRAEPVGCTATILNKIYKEKGIEIEKNIAGLMLSAIISDSLLFKSPTCTQEDVDAALELAKIAGVDAQIYGLDMLKAGADISSKTVEQLISLDAKEFQMGSSKVVIAQVNSVDTNDVLSRQPELEAVIAQTIEQRNLDLFLLVITDILNSDSVALALGNAQNAVEKAYNVALDNNTALLKGVVSRKKQVVPVLTEVFK from the coding sequence GTGGAAAAAACATTGATTTTTGGACATAAAAATCCAGACACAGATACAATTTGTTCAGCTATTGCTTATGCTGACTTAAAAACAAAATTAGGGTTGAATGTTGAACCAATTCGTTTAGGCGAAATTAATGGTGAAACACAATATGCATTAACTGCATTCAATCAAGTGGCACCTCGTCTTGTCGAAAAGGTTGCACCCGAGGCTAAGAATGTCATTTTGGTTGACCATAATGAGTTTCAGCAAAGTGCAGAGGATATTAGAGATGTAACAATCTTAGAAGTGATTGACCACCACCGTATTGCTAATTTTGAAACAAGTGGTCCTTTATACTATCGTGCTGAGCCTGTTGGCTGCACTGCAACCATTTTAAATAAAATCTATAAAGAAAAAGGGATTGAAATTGAAAAAAATATTGCTGGATTAATGCTTTCAGCCATCATTTCTGATTCACTTTTATTTAAATCACCAACATGCACTCAAGAAGATGTGGATGCAGCCCTTGAATTAGCAAAAATCGCAGGTGTTGATGCACAAATTTATGGTTTAGACATGCTAAAAGCAGGTGCTGACATAAGCAGCAAAACCGTTGAACAATTGATCTCATTGGATGCTAAAGAATTCCAAATGGGCTCAAGTAAAGTAGTCATTGCTCAAGTAAATTCTGTTGACACAAATGATGTCTTAAGCCGTCAGCCCGAGTTAGAAGCTGTCATTGCTCAAACAATTGAGCAAAGGAACTTAGATTTATTCTTACTTGTCATCACAGATATATTAAATAGTGATTCCGTTGCACTAGCTCTAGGAAATGCCCAAAATGCAGTGGAAAAAGCATATAATGTTGCTTTAGATAATAACACTGCTTTATTAAAAGGTGTTGTTTCTCGTAAAAAACAGGTTGTTCCCGTTTTAACAGAGGTTTTTAAATAA
- a CDS encoding NAD(P)/FAD-dependent oxidoreductase, with translation MSEKLKIVILGGGYAGLLTAASLLKKVHEKRVEITLVNKNDYHYLTTKIHESGAGTLDSRMILFPYSELINTGRINVIRDEVIGIDLAKKRVSLNKGTLNYDYLVVCIGGVPKTFNIPGLDENAFFLFDHKGTEKLCTHIENQFKKYLLDQDKSRLTFVIGGAGFTGIEFLYELIVRIPELREKYGVEKSKVKVICVEADNTLLKDYDPRMRDDVLKSMTQIDCTFKLGLAIASCQNGEVTFNDGSSIKANTMIWAGGVKGNPLLKDLGFELLDGRVKVNEFLEVPGYKDIYVLGDASVSYSPKEEPYQPSAQIALQQGQYCGYNIACKVYGQMARPFKYIHRGTVMSMGRKKATGVVYGKHVFGRLGAFMKYVIEKRYFLMLGGVTLLVKQFQREHKYKKRIKKEKEKGY, from the coding sequence ATGAGTGAGAAACTTAAAATCGTCATTTTGGGTGGAGGCTATGCGGGCTTACTAACAGCTGCTTCATTACTAAAAAAGGTACATGAAAAAAGGGTGGAAATTACATTAGTCAATAAAAATGATTATCATTATTTAACTACAAAGATTCATGAATCAGGTGCTGGAACATTAGATTCCAGGATGATTCTATTTCCATACTCTGAATTAATTAATACTGGACGAATAAATGTGATTCGAGATGAAGTGATTGGAATTGATTTAGCAAAAAAGAGGGTTTCATTAAATAAGGGAACGTTAAATTATGATTATTTAGTTGTATGCATAGGGGGAGTACCTAAGACATTTAACATCCCTGGCTTAGATGAAAATGCATTTTTTCTATTTGACCATAAAGGAACAGAAAAGCTGTGCACCCATATTGAAAATCAATTTAAAAAGTATCTACTTGATCAGGATAAGAGTAGATTGACCTTTGTAATTGGTGGAGCAGGGTTTACGGGAATTGAATTTCTATATGAATTAATTGTGCGCATTCCAGAATTAAGAGAAAAATATGGAGTTGAAAAATCAAAAGTAAAGGTCATATGTGTGGAGGCCGATAATACACTCCTTAAGGACTATGATCCGCGGATGAGGGATGATGTATTGAAATCGATGACACAAATTGATTGTACCTTTAAATTGGGGTTAGCTATTGCTTCATGCCAAAATGGTGAGGTTACTTTTAACGATGGATCCAGTATCAAGGCAAATACAATGATATGGGCTGGAGGAGTAAAAGGGAATCCATTACTTAAGGATTTGGGATTTGAGTTACTTGATGGTAGAGTCAAAGTGAATGAATTCTTAGAGGTTCCTGGATATAAAGATATCTATGTATTGGGTGATGCCTCTGTCAGTTATTCTCCGAAAGAAGAGCCATATCAGCCTTCAGCACAGATTGCACTCCAACAAGGACAATATTGCGGATATAATATCGCCTGTAAGGTCTACGGACAAATGGCAAGACCGTTTAAATATATTCATAGAGGAACAGTAATGTCTATGGGGAGAAAAAAAGCCACCGGTGTTGTTTACGGAAAGCATGTATTTGGAAGATTGGGTGCCTTCATGAAGTATGTTATCGAAAAACGGTACTTCTTGATGCTTGGGGGAGTTACCTTACTAGTCAAACAGTTTCAAAGAGAACATAAGTATAAAAAAAGGATAAAAAAAGAAAAAGAAAAAGGATATTAA